The genomic interval GGAAACAAAAGAATAATGTTTTACAATGACTTTTGTTGGAATGCTAGTCGCTGTTCTTAGTTTCCCACTGATAAACTTGAATACAAGGAAACGATTTGcccaaatttaatataatttgagtGATTAGAGGCTTTGTTTCTCTTTATAGGCTGTAACTTCTTCAAATGTCTATCTATCAATTCATCTGTTTGTCATTCATGTGTTTTCGGATTGACTTTGTATCAGTTCTTGCTGTTTTTTTCTCTAAACTGAAACCATCACTTCAATGCCTGCATTTCGGAATCAATGTTACTCCCATTGGTTTAATGACAGGGTTAGTAGAGGAATAAGTTTGGATTTTATTATATCTTATGATGAACTACTAGGATTGTTTTTCGAGTTTATTTTGGACGGATGACCGGTCGCGGTTATATGATTCATGACACACCCCAACAAACCATTGAAATATAACCTTCTGGTGACCTACTAACAGCTTTTCAAGTGCCATCGGGGTTAGGGATGACCCTCCTATTCCAGTGGCGGCTTATCCCTGACTCAATGAGATGGGCCAATGCgacacaattttttttcatgtcTTTTCCACCTATCCTCTCCCAGCCCGATGCTTTTGCTTGTCTCAATTTGTTGTTTTAGCTTGTTTTTAGTAATTTTCCCACCCCCATCGCCCATTCTTTTCAAATATGATCTTTTAATTGAAGTTATGTTTAAttagtaataaaatttgttgttaTTAGATCAAATTCCCTTTTCTCAATTTAACTCATGACTAAACACAATTATTTTGAGGCAGCTCGATTTTGCATATCCCCCTTGTATTTATGTTGGTTTTGGTTTCGACTCGACTAGAAAAATCGAGACGAGCTAAACTATCTACAgcgaagaagaaaaaagatgcATTCAGTAATGATGCTGTAAAAGGAATTTGTTTTGGTATCTAAGAACAAAACTTGGGTGGTTAAAGATCATAATTTCAAAAGTAGAAGCACTGGTATATGGGTTAAAATATGCAATCACTATAAATTAACAAGTAAAATTTCAACTATTACAGGGACTTTGAAGACAAGAAATTAAAACCATTGACCATCTAGCTATATCCTATAATCCTGTCATATGCATCATTTGAGAAAAACAGGTCGAATTTGCAAGTATATCGACCACCATTGATGCTCGATCGAGGATAGATCTTTTCTTACATTCAGACCAACGCACATGGACGACATTGCTATCATATATACACTCATGAAAAAGATCAACAAAGATCGATGTTCTTTTTTAAATGGAGGAAACGACTCAAATTCTAGTAGGAGATTCATTCAACTTTCTTGATTCATTCGACTCAAATTCTTCCTCCATATTGAATAACCAAACCCTTCTTCAGTGGAACTCAATTATTTAGTTAGCTTTACGACCCCATTGTTATGGCTAATGGCATTTCACTCTCACGAGACGCTATCGAGTTGTTGGATGACGAATTGCTTCGCCTTTGATCACCATTGTCGTCGTCCTCCTCATCAACTCGATCTCCCCCATCGTGTCGAGGGGATTCAGCAGATgcattattgttattattgttattattggcATTTGCGTTATCGGCCCCGACATCTACGCCAATACCAATGGAGACTCTAAAACCACATGCACGAGAGATGACTCTGTAGAAGAAAGTTAAGAGCCAAAAGAACCAAGGGAGACAGACCAAGGACAAACCGGCGACGGGTAGCCAGGCAGTGGTTTCGGTCTCAGGGAGGATCATGTACATCAAAAGACAGCCGCCGCCGCTGATAatggagaagaagagaaagcaagtgaCGATCCATATGAATGCACGTCCAGCAGAGGGATTCACCAAAGACATTAATTTTGGTGTTTGAAAAGATTGTGAGTTTGATCAAGAGATGATGgatgaaagcttgaaaacaaGACTTAGAAACATGATGATGTTCTTCTTCTGATGATCATCTTCCATCTTCTTCATTGAGAAACAAATTGGTTGAAGATTTGCATGGAAATTTCGTTGTCAAgaaaacaacaaagaaaaaaaaaacctttgtgGAGAGATCCTCAAGAGCTTCTGTATGGAGAAGAAAAACAATATCTAATTTTCAACTATTTTGGTCAAGTTTTTTTCTAATGGTGTTACGTGATTTCAGCTCTCTCAAAATTAGTCATTTTTTCTCATTTACAGCTctgaaattaatttcttttttcctttaatttttttttatagtgcaTTCTAATATATACTCAAAATTTATAGATCTCATATGATAACTTTTTTAGCCATATATGCATACTAAAGCAAATACTTGAATATTTTTCATTGAGAAAATTGTGACTAAAACATTAGAATTacaatacttttattttttttcatatttatcctTGCTTAACCCAACCACTTGAAGGTGCACTTTTCACTTCAAGAGGGAAACATAATCCCTAAACCAAGACATATAaccctttataaccttttccataAATCTAAAATTCCATTCCAAACTTGGAACTTTAGTAGGGTATCCCCACAAGATAACATtgcttttaaacttcaaaatgtTTATCCTTCCTCTTGGTATAGTTAATTAAACTTGAACATTTTCATTGCGACAAACACATAGTTCAAACCCAAGCACCTTAAGAATTTTCAATCCAATAACTCGATTTTTCCCATCTAAAGGCAACTATAATTTCAACCATCTTGGCATTCCTTGACCAATTCATCTTACCTAAGTCTTGTATACAGTTCCTCATGATATCGCTTTATACTCCTagtaattcttcttccttttagaCATGCTACATAAAGAACCAAAACACCATACATTACTCGTTCCACCAACTTCAATACcatgaaagtgatcatgaccTATTAATCCTTTCAAAAAATTTCTTGGAACATTTTGACTTGAATATCTAGTAATccttaatataatttatagtcTCTTCTTCACCTCTTTTTTATCTTGTAAAGAAACTTTAATCTTGTAACTAAGAACGTGTGCCTTGTGATAAAGTTCCTTGTAGCACCACTAGTTTTATTCTCGTAATGCAAAACTTAATATTATTCCTCAGTGAATTTCCAATTCACCTACCTTATTCTATAGTTTAACCAAATAcattcatttctttctttcatgtCATAAGTACATAACACTTCATAGTTCTATTAGGTTTCAATATTCCTGAACAGAAATATATGTTCGTTTCTAACATTCCTTCCATGAATTAAACTAACGCCAAATGGCCTTATAATGATCATTCT from Benincasa hispida cultivar B227 chromosome 10, ASM972705v1, whole genome shotgun sequence carries:
- the LOC120087896 gene encoding uncharacterized protein LOC120087896, which gives rise to MSLVNPSAGRAFIWIVTCFLFFSIISGGGCLLMYMILPETETTAWLPVAGLSLVCLPWFFWLLTFFYRVISRACGFRVSIGIGVDVGADNANANNNNNNNNASAESPRHDGGDRVDEEDDDNGDQRRSNSSSNNSIASRESEMPLAITMGS